The region CAATTGGAGTTATTAGCTCACTGTCGCAGTGATTAATCAAATGTTCCTGCACTATATTTATTATGATAGGTGCATTTTCTAACTCTGCTGCTTTAATTACACCTCTTGCAGTTTCTAAATTGAAACAATTGATAGCCATAACCGCATAATTTTCTTCATTGGCTTTCTTTAACATTTCAGTCATTGAAACATACATACCATTACTTCCTTCTTTATTTTATTTTTATATCTGATAAATCTACTTCTTCTTCTATTTCTTCAGTTGGTTCAGTTGGCTCTACCGCATCTTTCTTAAGTAATACAAGCAAGATTGCTGTTATAAGAGAACCAGTTCCTAAAGCAATTAAGAAACCAACAGGATTTTTCATAGCCGGTACAATAAACATTCCGCCGGAAGGAACTCTTGATTCAACACCTAATAGCATAATTAACATACCACCAATAGCTGCTCCAGTAGAGCAAGATACAATTACACGAATAGGATCAACAGCTGCGATTGGAATAACACCTTCAGTTATCATACATATTCCCATTGGGAAAGCAATTTTTATATTGTCAGATTCGCCTTTAGTGTATCTAGATTTTTTAATTAACCATGATAATGTAACTCCAAATGGTGGAACCATGGAAGCACAGATCTTAATAGCTTCTGGTCCGTAAACGCCCTGTAATAGTAATCCATCAGCAAACAATGAAGCAACCTTGTTAACAGGACCGCCGAAGTCAAATGCAGCCATAGCACCCATGATAAGTCCGAATATTGCTTTTGAACCGCCCTTCATACCATTAAGCATTTCAGTAAGAGATGCTGAAGCTGATGCTATAGGAGGTCCTATAACAAATAGCATAAATGCTCCGACTACTGCAGATGAGATAAATGGAATAATCATCATTGGCATTAAACCTTCTGCCCATTTAGGTACTCTTAAGTTTTTCTTTAAGAAGTTTACAAAGTAACCTGCAAGGTAACCACCAAGCATACCGCCAAGGAATCCAGCTCCCATGGCATTTGCAATCATACCCATTAACAAACCGGGTGCAATACCAGGACGGTCAGCTATGGAATACGCAATAGCCGCACTGATAACAGCAGGTAATAATTGCATACCGAATACTCCTAGTGAAACTGCTGCCTGCCAGAGAGTATAACCTTTTTTATAATTAGTGATTACGGCAGGATTTCCTCCTGCTAAGTTACCAACAGCAATTAATAGACCAGCTGCTACAACCAATGGAAGCATATAAGATATACCAGTAAGTGCATGTTTTTTTAATTGTAATTTTTTCCACATTATAATTTCCCCCTTATTGCATTAATTTTTAATATCTTCCCATAATTATTAGTTCAAATTTTAATATAACTGTCTAATTGCTCACTGCTTATAAATACATTTTATAGTCCTAGTTCGTTCTGGATTTTATTGATAATTGCTTTTGGTGCCTTAATAACTATTTCTGTTGGTAAGTCAACCACCTTCTTTCCCGCAAATCTTTCTCTGCCACTTACCTTGATGTCAGCTGCAACGATTACAACATCAGCTTCTTTAATTTGTTCAGGAGTAAGCTCATTTTCTGTTCCAATTGTGCCCTGAGTCTCAATGTGAATTTCATGATTTAATGCTTGCCCTGCGCGTATTAGTTTTTCTCTTGCTATATAGGTATGTGCAATTCCAGATGTACAAGCTGCTATTCCAACGATTTTCATACAAATTTCCCCTTCCCTATTTTTTTTAATATTTATATATAAATATAATTATTAAGCTTTTTAACTGATACTATTCTTCCCTTGTAAATATTTCATATACCTCTTCTGGCTTTGTTGCTTTAAGTAAATCCTTACAAGCTTCATCATCTCCAAGCTTTGCTGCTACCTTGGAAAGCAATCTAACATGGACACTTGTTTTGTCAGATTCTGTTACAGCAAATAATATAATAAAGTTTATTGGCTTATCATCTAAGCTCTCCCATTTAATGCCAACCTTTGTTTTACCAATAGCTATAGATGTTTTACTAACAAAATTTGATTTCCCATGAGGGATTGCAATTCCATTTCCTATACCTGTTGATCCCAAAGTTTCTCTGTAATATACATCCTTTAAGAATGCCTCTTTATCAGAAAGAACTCCACTATCAAATAATAAATCTGTAAGTTCCTTTAATGCCTCATCCTTTGTTGTCGCATTCATATCTAATTTTATTGTTTTCTCTTGTATTACCTCCGATAAATTTACACTCATTTTCTCCCCACCTCTACTGTTTAATTTAAAGTAATTTTTTACATCTTCTTTCTTTTTGCATTTTCTCAAATATCCAGCATATTCAGCATTTATATTGAAATTAACCATTTCTCTTAATATGCCAGTCATCGCATTTATATCTTCCATTGCAATATAAAACTCTATTTGTTTTTTATCATCTTCTATATTGTTTATTGAAAGCCCAAGTATACTCTTTTGCTTGCAAAAACCCATATATATTTTTAAGCTGCAATTGATTTCTATTTCATTAAAAACAATATTTGTACTTAAAGTACTATTAATTTCCCTCCCCACTTCATCCTTATTTTTGTTAAAATATATTAAATCTTTACACAGGTAATTTCCTATGTTTTTAGTTGTAACCGTTATCTTGCTTTGTGTGTCTTTATTATGAGCTAAAAAATCAGATATATTTTTAACATCATTTTCATTTAAAAACGTTGATACCAATAAATATGGCTTAGTTTTAAGATCTAGTGGAACTGTTGAAATCACAAAATCAATGTCATCAAGATTCCTACTCTTAATTCTATTTGCTGAAATGCTATCAATAATCTCAAAGTTAGGAAAATGCCTATTGAGCTTTGTGCTTAATAATTGTGATGTTCCATAACCACTATGGCAAACTACTAAAACTCGTTTCCTTATAGAACAACTTTCTAACCCTAGCTGATAATACACAGCTAAATATCCAATTTCATCTATAGGAATAACTTTTTGCTTCAACTTATGAGCCACCATAAGTGCAGCAGCATTGCATATATTTAAAAGAACAGGATATTGTTCCTTTATTTCGTTAATAAGCGGATTAGATATTTCAATATCATATTCCATACGATTTAACATTGGTCTTATATGGAGTAGTAATTTTTCCATTACATTTTTATCATTTGTTATATCTACCTGTAAGATTTCCTCTATACATTGAGTCATATTATCTCTAAATATAATTGCTGTGCGATCTAATTTACTTAATACTTTATCCTTGCTTTCATTTTTTTCCTTAATGAGTCCAAAGGATACAAAGTATTGATATAAGTAATAAATCTCTGCCTCATTTAAATTCATTTTAAAATCTTTATTAATTCTATTAATGCATAAAACAGCTTCCTTATAATCTCTTTCTGATTCTAAATTCTCATGCTGTTCTTCTTCACATATTAATTGTCCTTTTGAGCCTCTTGTCATTGAGATTAAAATATGCGTAAGTAGATTAACATAATATGGGTCATCAATCCTGCAATTATACTTTTTTTGTAAACCCAATAAAAGTTTATTTACATATATTATTTTGTCTTTTTCAAAGAGCTCTGACAACGCATTCAAGGTTACTCCATCAAGTCTTGTTGCTAATTCATCAATGGTCTTTTCATTTTTTTCACCCTTTGAATACTCAAATAACAAGGATGCAATTGCCCTTCGAATATTGATTTCTGAGCCCTTTACTTTGGTTCCCTCTACGGTTTTCTCCAGTTTTAACTTAAATGAAGACAACCATTCCTCTATATATTTAAAATCATTAACTATACTAGTCTTACTAACATAATATTTATCAGAAAGCTTTTGAATTGAGGTAATATTATGTGTATCAATAAGCATGTGTTTAATAATTTCCATTCGCCTGTCATTAATTGAAATCTTCTCACTTTTTCCTCCCTGGATTTGTAGAGTATCATTCAAAATTAATTTTGCATTACGGGCATCCTTTATTTTTATCCCAGCACCATGCTTTTTCTCTAATTCAACTTTAAACCCACTTAAATATTCATTAATTACTTCCAGATCCTTCTTTAAAGTTTTGCTAGATACATTTAAGAATTCTCCATAATATTTAATTGGTTTATAGTCTTTTTCTTTGAGCAGCAAATTTATAAATTCAATTTGCCGTGGATTTAGACTATTCATATTTAACCTCCTCTCTTTTTGCCTCTGTGCTTTCTATATGTATACGATATCATTTATACCGTCATTGTAAAATAACAAATAAGTTCCCCTTGAAATGGAACTCATGTATCATTACCATAAATAAAGGCACAGACCTTTTAATTATACAATCTACGCAAGTACATATCAATATTATCGTACACGAGGTTTGGGCGGAGCCCATTATCCTTCTTAACTCAATATAAGCACTCCTCAAATTACACGAGGTTTGGGCGATTTATAAAGTGCCTATATGAAGTTATTAGTAGTAATATAGAAAATGCCTATTGATAATTAAGAAGGATAATGGGTCTTCGACCCAAACCCCATGTATGATCGTTATCCTTCTTTACTTTAAACAAGCAGTCTATAAGTTATAAGAAGCTTAGATAAACCTTAATAATAAATCAAACTTATTAATCGTAAATATTAAAATAGCCTGTATGTTATGCAGAATATTAAAATTCCGTAGGTACGGAGGAATTTTTTCCTTGTACTACTGTAGACGCAAAGTAATAATGTTTAAGGAACGGTTTAAAAAAATTCTAATAAATCTTGATGGAAAAATTATAAAATGCTTAGATACTTCAATTTTATCATACGCGAGGCTTGGGCTCTGACCATTATCCTTCTTTACTTCAAGCAGACGTTCTCTATATTATTAAGAGGTTTAAATAATCATTATAACGTTAAGAAATTGAAATTATTAGTCGTAAATATTAAGATAGCCTATATTTTATACAGAAGGATAATTGTTCTTTGACCCAAACCCCTGTTATGATAAGATTTATAGAATTTTTTTAATGTTCCTTAAGCATTATTACTTTGCTCATAGATATAATTTTCTTTCAATTCTTCTATCAAATTCAGACCAAGTGCCAGGCTCCGTTTTTTCTTTTATTTGAGAGATTTTATTCATAGTAGCATCTACTGAATCAGCATAGTTAACTATAAATGACTCTTCCATATTCATTTCTCTTGGAGAACCGAATTCAAGTTTTCCATGATGCTGAACAATACAACCTTTTATTCGCTCTACAAAATCCTCAGTATAAATATTAGGATTTTCTCTAATAGCTCTATCCACAAGTTCTACTCCAATTACAATATGTCCCTCCATCTGTCCTCTAAGTGTGTATTTAAATGGTCCATCATAATCATACTCATATACTTTTCCAATATCATGAAGTTTTGCTGCAAGTACTGCAAGTTCAGTTCTCCTGCATTCATATTTTTCACAAAGTTCAGAAGTTAATTTCATCACGTTTAAGGTATGTTCTGCAAGTCCACCTAAATAATTGTGGTGCATAGAAACCCCACCTATGCACCTTTTAAATTTGTCTAAGAATTCGTCATTTTTAAAAAAATAATCATTTAAAGCCCTCCCCTCTCTTGAGATAATGTATTCATCCGTATACACCTTAATTTCACTCATAATCTCTTCAATAGGTCTTTTCACTGTTGGAAGATAATCCGATATGTTGTAATTTGAAATTATTTTATACTTTTTCACCTCTAAATTCATGGCTTTAAGTCCTTCAACTTCTATTACTGTACCCTGTTTAATATCGTTGTTTCTTCCAGGTATACTTGCCTTTATATCTCCACTTTTATCTGCTAATATACATACAGTTTTATCATTATCTTTGAATATTATCTTCATTACCATTAATGATGTTTTTACGTTATCTCTACTTTTTAAATTACATAAGAAATTTGTTTTTGACATATTTTAAACTCCTCCAAAATTAGCTTTTAATTTATGGTTTCACTATAAAATTTTTTTATACTAGTCAAAAATTCTAATGTATATATTTTCAAATTATTTTTATATATTTTTAATCTAAAAAGTATTTCTTTCAAAATTATGAACTAATTATGTACTTTATATAAAAAAATTGTTATAATTTAAGGGAATATTGACGAATATGGGGGTAATACCGTGAAAAAGGCAAAATACAGAATAAGTTTAGCTCTAAGTATTTCATTAATGGCTAGCTTATCTAATACTACTGTTTTTAACAAAATTCAAGCAGCAAATAGCAGCAATGTTTATGCATCCACTTTGTCCAGTGATGTTAGTGTATCTTCTGTAACATTGAATAAAGAAACAGATACTTTAACAGTTGGAGATACAGATACTTTAACAGCAACAGTGGCTCCAGACAATGCAACAAACAAATCTGTAACATGGACAACTTCAGATTCAAAAATAGCAACTGTATCAAGTACTGGCGTTGTAACTGCTGTAAGTGCAGGAACAGCTACAATTGTAGTAACTACAGCTGATGGAAGTAAAACATCCAGCTGCAATGTAACTGTAAATAACCCTAGCGTTGGTGTAACATATGATGCCCATGTTCAAAACATAGGCTGGCAAACACCTTGGGCTAAAGACGGCAGTGAGGCTGGGACTGAGGGTAAAGCTTTTAGAATTGAAGCCCTTAAAATTAATCTTACTAATGCTCCAGCAGGCGCTTCTATAGCCTATCAAACTCATATTCAAAATGTTGGCTGGCAAGATTCCAAGACCAGCGGAGATATCTCCGGTACAACTGGAAAAGGTTTGAGAATTGAAGCCATTAAAATCAAGCTTCAAAATATGCCTGGTTACTCAGTTGCATATCAAGCTTATATTGAAAATATTGGCTGGCAGGACTGGAAATATGACGATGATACAGCTGGAACTACTGGAAAGAATCTAAGAGTTGAAGCTCTTAAAGTCAAAATAGTTCCTACTGTAAATGCAAGTTCTGTGAGCTTAAATAAAACTACAGATACTTTAACAGCTGGAGATACAGATACTTTAACGGCTGTAGTAGCTCCAGACAACGCAACAAACAAGTCTGTAACATGGACAACTTCAGATTCAAAAATAGCAACTGTATCAAGTACTGGTGTTGTAACTGCTGTAAGCGCAGGAACAGCTAAAATTACAGCAACTACAGCTGATGGAAGTAAAACATCCATCTGCGATGTAACTGTAAATAGCCCTGGCATTGGTGTAACATATGATGCCCACGTTCAAAACATAGGCTGGCAAACACCTTGGTCTAAGGATGGCAGTGAATCTGGTACTGAAGGTAAAGCTTTTAGAATTGAAGCTCTTAAAATAAATCTTACTAATGCTCCAGCAGGTGCTTCTATATCTTATCAAACTCATATTCAAAATATTGGTTGGCAAGATTATAAATCAAATGGAGATATATCTGGTACAACTGGGAAAGGTTTAAGAATTGAGGGTATTAAAATCAAACTTCAAAATATGCCTGATTATTCAGTTGCATATCAAGCTTATATTGAAAATATTGGTTGGCAGGACTGGAAATACGACGATGATGCAGCTGGAACTACTGGAAAGAATCTAAGAATTGAAGCTCTTAAAGTCAAAATAGTTCCTAAACAAAATACAAATGTAAATGTAAGTAATGAAATAGGAAATACTAACAGCAATTTAGCAAACAATGGACTTGCAGCAGAAAAAAACAATTGGATATATTATGATGATATTTCATCTAAAACTTTAAATAAGGTTTCAACAGATGGCACATCAAAACAGGTACTTGTAAGTGGCGCTGTAAGAAACATAAATGTAGTAGGTGATTGGGTTTATTATACTGACGAAAATAATAATGCGTATAAAGTAAAAACGGATGGTACTTCAAAAACAGATCTAAAAATGAGTAATGTTCTACAAATGAATGTAATAGGTGATTGGATTTACTACATACCTACAGCAAATGATTCAGATGACTACTTTAACGGCATATACAAAATAAAAACAGATGGCACCTCAAAATCTACTGTTACTACTAACAAAGTATTAAAGTATGCAATTGAAAATGATTGGGTATACTACGTTAAATTAGAGGACATAACCATAACAGACATCCCTGATACAATAGGAAAATTGCATAAGGTAAAAACAGATGGTACCTCTGATACTTTAATATGTGACAGTTTTATAGACCCAGAGACACCTTCAATTACAGTTGAAAATGGTTGTATTTATTATAAGAGTGCTTATCTTCCTGCTGACGATGCTTATAAGGCTTTTGCTCCATATGCTGATAATAAACTATATAAAATAAATGTAGACGGTACTTCAAAAACAGCTTTGAAAAGTTTTGGAGATACAGTACTTAAGTTTACTAATCTAAATGTTGCAAATGGATGGGTTTATTATTCTCTACTTGACAATGGAGGCATTCAACCATCTTCATATACAGAAAACACTTATAAAATAAAAACAGATGGTACTGGAGAAGTAAATTTTGCAAATATAGACAGCAAAATAATCACTGGCATTAATATAGTTAATAATTGGATTTTTGGAAACCTTCAAAGTGCTAGATCTTACGGTGATTGGGGTCAAATGTTTAATTTTCCTATGAAGATGAAAACTGATGGTTCAAATTTTGATTATTATGATAACAATATATGTAGTGATATAACAGGAGCACAAGACAATAATATTTTATACAAAGACTTCTATAATTCTGATTGGAATGTCAATGTTAATTCTGTTGAACCTACTAAATTGACTGGTACTTCACCAGATGCTATTAAAGACTTAGTTACTACAAATACTGGAAAGTACTATTTAAAGAAAGCCTCTATTTATGACTTTTATTATTCATTATATAGAAGTAATACAGATGGCACCGGAGAAACAAAGCTAAGTGCTAATGTACCACAATTTGAAATATCAAACAATACTATAGTTTATACATCTCAATCTCCTGATGAATGTAATCTATACAAAATGAACTTAGATGGAAGTGGTCAAACTAAGCTTTCAACCAACAACCTTAATTCTTACAGTGATAAATTTATAGTTCAAAATGATACTGTATATTATACTGTTAATAATTCACAATATCCAGATATATCAGGAATATACAAAACAAGTATCAGCAGTCCTTCAGACATTAAAATTATTAGCGGATCTTGTACCGATTTATTTAGTAAAGGAAACAATATATTTTATAATAAAGCTTCAAGTAACACTCAAAATCAATTGTGGAAAGCAAATATGGATGGCACTTCTGCAACAACATTAGATAGTAATATTACTTTAGTAGACTATGCTACAATCAGCGATAGTGTATTCTATACAAAAGGAAGTTCCTTGTACAAGCTTAATATCGATACAAATAATATAGTTAAACTAGTAGATGCATCACCATACACTATTAAAATAACTCCAAATTATATTTTGTATAATCAGGCTCCAGGTTCAAGTACACTATATAAAGCTAATATAGATGGTACTTCTATAGTTAAATTATGTGATAACGGTGAAGTAGTCTTTGGCGTTACAGTAGTAGGCGACTGGGTTTATTACGCAGGAACTTTACCAAATCAACAATCGGATGATGAAGCAAGATATGTATTCAAGGTTAAGCTTGATGGAACATCTGGTCAGCAAACTGCAATAAGAGATATCAACAAATTCTACAATTTTACTAACTAATACTTATTTAAAAAGAAATTGCAAAGAGCATTAAACTCTCTGCAATTTCTTTTTTTAATTAGTTCATTATAAAGTTAACATTATTACTTTCACACTAATTAATCCCTGTAAAGTAGCTGTATCAAATCCTCCTTTGACAAACTACTATTTTGAAGTTCTCCAGTAATAACATTATGAATAAGTTCTTTTTTATCCTCTTGCAACCTTATTATTTTTTCTTCTATAGTCCCTCTTGCCACCAGCTTAATTACCTCTACTACATTCTTTTGACCAAGCCTATGAGCTCTATCAGCAGCTTGAGCCTCTACAGCTGGATTCCACCATGGATCAAAATGAATAACTAAATTTGCTGATGTTAAGTTAAGTCCTGTACCTCCAGCTTTAAGTGAAATTAAAAACACACGCACGGAAGTACTAGAATTAAATTTTTTCACCATATCTACTCTATCCTTTGGCTTTGTCTTTCCATCAAGATAAAAGAATTTAATTTTATGTTTTGTGAGACATTCGCTAAGTTTATTTAATGCAGAAGTAAATTGAGAAAATAAAAGTACCTTTCCTCCTGAAGCTATATGTCCTTCAATAAGTTCAAATGCTGCCTGAAGCTTCCCACTTCCTCCCTCATAGTCTTCCATTACAAGAGAGGGGTCTAAACATATCTGTCTAAGTCTTGTTAAATATGAAAATATCTCAATTTTACCTTGAGTATTATTTTTCATTAAAGCCTTTATTCTTTTTACATAATCACCATATATATTCTTTTGAGAAGTTGTCATTTCAACTAAAAGCTTCTTTTCTATTTTATGAGGAAGCTCTTTTATTACTTCTTTCTTAGTTCTTCTTAAAATAAAAGGTTGTATCAAAAACTTAAGGTTATCTAAATTTTCATCACCCGTTAAAATAAATTTTTCCTCAAACTTCTCTCTGGAATATAAGTATCCCGGCATTATAAAATCAAATATAGACCATAGTTCCATTAAACTATTTTCAATAGGCGTTCCAGTCAAAGCAAATTTTGTATCTGCTTTAATTTTCTTTACAGCTTGCGAGCTTTTAGCCGAAGCATTTTTTATATTCTGTGCCTCATCAATAATACAGTAATCAAAAACAATATCATTATAACTTTCTACATCCATCCTTAAAGTTCCATAAGTAGTTAAAATGACATCATTTTCACTTATGCTGTCTATTGCTTTTTTTCTTTCTGCTCCGTGAATTATCAATACTTTTAAGTCAGGAGCAAATTTTTTAAGTTCATCCTTCCAGTTATAGATCAACGAAGTAGGACATATAATAAGTGCCTTTTTATCTTTCTCTGCCAATAAAAAAGCTATAATTTGAATTGTCTTTCCAAGTCCCATTTCATCTGCAAGTATTCCTCCGAAACCCACTTCACTAAGTGTTTTAAGCCATTTAAAGCCCTTAATTTGATAGTCTCTAAGTGTACCTTTAAAATTATTAGGTACTTCTATATCCTTTATGTTAGTTAATTTATCTTCTATTTTCTGAATCTCATCAGAGCTTTTCATAAACTTCAATTTTTCACTCACATATAAAGCTTTATTGGCTTCTAATTTTATGCTCTCGCCTTCTAAATAATCATCTGTATTTAAAACTTCAAGAACATTAAAAAAACTCCCTATACCATCATCTTCAAAATCCAGAAATCCATTATCTTTCGTCTTGTAGAATTTACTTTTAGACCTATATGCCTGAAATGCACTATTCAGTTCCTTTACTCCAATACCATCTATACTATACGAGAAATCATAGTACCCATCCATATCTTTTAAATTCACTTTAATATCATCCGCACCATACACTTTTGTATCATTAAGTCCGCTGCCTAAAATTATCTTTCCTAAATTTCCAATACCATTTTTCTGTCCACTTAATATGTTAAACAATTCTTCGTCTGTACCTATGAACATAAATCTATTCTTCATTTTTATAAAGCCACTATTTTCAATCTTCATAATGAGCTTTTCTTCTTTTTTATAATCACGCATAAAAGAATCTTGAGGTCTATTTTTATCTAATATATTAACTTTTTTATCTCCATAATTTAAGAAAACGCAGCAATATACCTTATCCTTCTCCTCAAGCACCAGAAATTCTGGCTTTAATAAATTGAACATAAAGTTCTTTAAATTCTCTTCTATATTGATATTATCTGAAATACTACTCAAATTACAAATGAGATTATTATAACTTCCTATATTTTTTCTGTATGTAATTTCACCATTAGCCTTCAGTTTTTCATATAAAACAGAATATTTATCAATCTGATTTTTTGATGGCAAATAAAGTTCATTTCTATAGTAGTAGACATCATTATTAGAATTCAATGGTACTGGGAATTGCTTATGAGTTGTTAAAACTATGCCTCTTTTATCCTCCTTTAAATTAAAGGTTAATGGCAAATCCTTATGTATAATTGGAACCATAAATTCTATATAATCAAATTTAAACTTTATTTTTCTTTTTTCTATGCTAGCTAAAAATGCCCTTAAATTATTTGGTTTAATTAAAGCCCACTCACCCATTGAAACTTTCTGAACTTTATAATAAACAGAATCATTTTCCACTTTTCTGATAAGCCTAAATA is a window of Clostridium pasteurianum DNA encoding:
- a CDS encoding 3'-5' exoribonuclease YhaM family protein, coding for MSKTNFLCNLKSRDNVKTSLMVMKIIFKDNDKTVCILADKSGDIKASIPGRNNDIKQGTVIEVEGLKAMNLEVKKYKIISNYNISDYLPTVKRPIEEIMSEIKVYTDEYIISREGRALNDYFFKNDEFLDKFKRCIGGVSMHHNYLGGLAEHTLNVMKLTSELCEKYECRRTELAVLAAKLHDIGKVYEYDYDGPFKYTLRGQMEGHIVIGVELVDRAIRENPNIYTEDFVERIKGCIVQHHGKLEFGSPREMNMEESFIVNYADSVDATMNKISQIKEKTEPGTWSEFDRRIERKLYL
- a CDS encoding PTS fructose transporter subunit IIC, whose protein sequence is MWKKLQLKKHALTGISYMLPLVVAAGLLIAVGNLAGGNPAVITNYKKGYTLWQAAVSLGVFGMQLLPAVISAAIAYSIADRPGIAPGLLMGMIANAMGAGFLGGMLGGYLAGYFVNFLKKNLRVPKWAEGLMPMMIIPFISSAVVGAFMLFVIGPPIASASASLTEMLNGMKGGSKAIFGLIMGAMAAFDFGGPVNKVASLFADGLLLQGVYGPEAIKICASMVPPFGVTLSWLIKKSRYTKGESDNIKIAFPMGICMITEGVIPIAAVDPIRVIVSCSTGAAIGGMLIMLLGVESRVPSGGMFIVPAMKNPVGFLIALGTGSLITAILLVLLKKDAVEPTEPTEEIEEEVDLSDIKIK
- a CDS encoding PTS fructose transporter subunit IIB codes for the protein MKIVGIAACTSGIAHTYIAREKLIRAGQALNHEIHIETQGTIGTENELTPEQIKEADVVIVAADIKVSGRERFAGKKVVDLPTEIVIKAPKAIINKIQNELGL
- a CDS encoding DUF5050 domain-containing protein, giving the protein MKKAKYRISLALSISLMASLSNTTVFNKIQAANSSNVYASTLSSDVSVSSVTLNKETDTLTVGDTDTLTATVAPDNATNKSVTWTTSDSKIATVSSTGVVTAVSAGTATIVVTTADGSKTSSCNVTVNNPSVGVTYDAHVQNIGWQTPWAKDGSEAGTEGKAFRIEALKINLTNAPAGASIAYQTHIQNVGWQDSKTSGDISGTTGKGLRIEAIKIKLQNMPGYSVAYQAYIENIGWQDWKYDDDTAGTTGKNLRVEALKVKIVPTVNASSVSLNKTTDTLTAGDTDTLTAVVAPDNATNKSVTWTTSDSKIATVSSTGVVTAVSAGTAKITATTADGSKTSICDVTVNSPGIGVTYDAHVQNIGWQTPWSKDGSESGTEGKAFRIEALKINLTNAPAGASISYQTHIQNIGWQDYKSNGDISGTTGKGLRIEGIKIKLQNMPDYSVAYQAYIENIGWQDWKYDDDAAGTTGKNLRIEALKVKIVPKQNTNVNVSNEIGNTNSNLANNGLAAEKNNWIYYDDISSKTLNKVSTDGTSKQVLVSGAVRNINVVGDWVYYTDENNNAYKVKTDGTSKTDLKMSNVLQMNVIGDWIYYIPTANDSDDYFNGIYKIKTDGTSKSTVTTNKVLKYAIENDWVYYVKLEDITITDIPDTIGKLHKVKTDGTSDTLICDSFIDPETPSITVENGCIYYKSAYLPADDAYKAFAPYADNKLYKINVDGTSKTALKSFGDTVLKFTNLNVANGWVYYSLLDNGGIQPSSYTENTYKIKTDGTGEVNFANIDSKIITGINIVNNWIFGNLQSARSYGDWGQMFNFPMKMKTDGSNFDYYDNNICSDITGAQDNNILYKDFYNSDWNVNVNSVEPTKLTGTSPDAIKDLVTTNTGKYYLKKASIYDFYYSLYRSNTDGTGETKLSANVPQFEISNNTIVYTSQSPDECNLYKMNLDGSGQTKLSTNNLNSYSDKFIVQNDTVYYTVNNSQYPDISGIYKTSISSPSDIKIISGSCTDLFSKGNNIFYNKASSNTQNQLWKANMDGTSATTLDSNITLVDYATISDSVFYTKGSSLYKLNIDTNNIVKLVDASPYTIKITPNYILYNQAPGSSTLYKANIDGTSIVKLCDNGEVVFGVTVVGDWVYYAGTLPNQQSDDEARYVFKVKLDGTSGQQTAIRDINKFYNFTN
- a CDS encoding BglG family transcription antiterminator; the encoded protein is MNSLNPRQIEFINLLLKEKDYKPIKYYGEFLNVSSKTLKKDLEVINEYLSGFKVELEKKHGAGIKIKDARNAKLILNDTLQIQGGKSEKISINDRRMEIIKHMLIDTHNITSIQKLSDKYYVSKTSIVNDFKYIEEWLSSFKLKLEKTVEGTKVKGSEINIRRAIASLLFEYSKGEKNEKTIDELATRLDGVTLNALSELFEKDKIIYVNKLLLGLQKKYNCRIDDPYYVNLLTHILISMTRGSKGQLICEEEQHENLESERDYKEAVLCINRINKDFKMNLNEAEIYYLYQYFVSFGLIKEKNESKDKVLSKLDRTAIIFRDNMTQCIEEILQVDITNDKNVMEKLLLHIRPMLNRMEYDIEISNPLINEIKEQYPVLLNICNAAALMVAHKLKQKVIPIDEIGYLAVYYQLGLESCSIRKRVLVVCHSGYGTSQLLSTKLNRHFPNFEIIDSISANRIKSRNLDDIDFVISTVPLDLKTKPYLLVSTFLNENDVKNISDFLAHNKDTQSKITVTTKNIGNYLCKDLIYFNKNKDEVGREINSTLSTNIVFNEIEINCSLKIYMGFCKQKSILGLSINNIEDDKKQIEFYIAMEDINAMTGILREMVNFNINAEYAGYLRKCKKKEDVKNYFKLNSRGGEKMSVNLSEVIQEKTIKLDMNATTKDEALKELTDLLFDSGVLSDKEAFLKDVYYRETLGSTGIGNGIAIPHGKSNFVSKTSIAIGKTKVGIKWESLDDKPINFIILFAVTESDKTSVHVRLLSKVAAKLGDDEACKDLLKATKPEEVYEIFTREE